A single Pirellulales bacterium DNA region contains:
- a CDS encoding nicotinate phosphoribosyltransferase — protein MYPLASLYRPSLALLTDLYELTMAYGYRQSGTADREAVFQHQFRHHPFHGGFTVACGLAYLIDWLRHLRFDDDDLAYLGSLTGTDGQPLFAAAFLDELRHWEFRCDVDAVPEGTIVFPHEPLVRVQGPIGQAQLVESALLNFVNFQSLIATKAARVCLAAQGDPVLEFGLRRAQGIDGALAAARAAYVGGCDATSNVLAGRWFGIPVRGTHAHSWVMSFGSELESFRAYAEAMPNNCVFLVDTYDSLAGVRHAVEIGRWLRSRGQKLEGVRLDSGDLAYLSIEARKILDAAGLNDTFIVASGDLDERLIASLKQQQATIGVWGVGTHLVTAFDEPALGGVYKLSAVRGPGGAWRRCLKLSEQAAKSSTPGILQVRRYEVAGECLGDLIYDLELGCGDEAWIVDPHDDTRRKHVPGEARHADLLVPIFRQGRLVYQQPDLPAVRERTLAELGRFSHSIKRFDNPHEYPAGLEPRLHELRKQLILEARGFK, from the coding sequence ATGTACCCGCTCGCCAGCCTCTACCGCCCCTCGCTGGCCCTGCTGACCGACCTCTATGAGCTGACGATGGCCTACGGCTATCGGCAGTCGGGCACGGCCGACCGCGAGGCCGTGTTTCAGCATCAGTTTCGCCATCATCCCTTTCATGGCGGCTTCACCGTGGCGTGCGGCCTGGCGTACCTGATCGATTGGCTCAGGCACCTGCGGTTCGATGACGACGATCTGGCCTATCTTGGCTCGCTGACGGGAACCGACGGCCAACCGCTGTTTGCGGCCGCTTTTCTCGACGAGCTGCGGCACTGGGAATTCCGTTGCGACGTGGATGCCGTGCCCGAAGGGACGATCGTCTTTCCGCACGAGCCGCTGGTGCGCGTGCAGGGGCCGATCGGGCAGGCGCAGCTTGTCGAGTCGGCCTTGCTGAACTTCGTCAACTTTCAGTCGCTGATCGCCACCAAAGCGGCCCGCGTGTGCCTGGCGGCGCAGGGCGACCCGGTGCTCGAATTCGGGCTGCGCCGGGCGCAGGGCATCGACGGCGCCCTGGCCGCCGCGCGTGCCGCCTACGTCGGCGGCTGCGACGCGACCTCGAACGTGCTGGCCGGCCGCTGGTTCGGCATCCCCGTGCGCGGCACGCACGCGCATAGTTGGGTGATGTCGTTCGGCAGCGAGCTGGAAAGCTTTCGGGCCTACGCGGAGGCCATGCCGAACAACTGCGTGTTCCTGGTCGATACCTACGACTCACTGGCGGGCGTGCGGCATGCCGTGGAGATCGGCCGCTGGCTCCGCTCGCGGGGCCAGAAGCTCGAAGGCGTGCGGCTCGATTCCGGCGACCTGGCCTATCTCAGTATCGAAGCCCGCAAGATTCTGGACGCGGCCGGCCTCAACGACACATTCATCGTGGCCAGCGGCGATCTGGACGAACGGCTGATCGCCAGTCTCAAGCAGCAGCAGGCGACGATCGGCGTGTGGGGCGTCGGCACGCACCTGGTGACGGCCTTCGACGAGCCGGCCCTGGGCGGCGTCTACAAGCTCTCAGCCGTCCGAGGGCCCGGCGGCGCATGGCGGCGCTGCCTCAAGCTCTCGGAGCAAGCGGCCAAGAGCTCGACGCCGGGCATCTTGCAAGTGCGGCGTTACGAGGTCGCCGGCGAGTGCCTGGGCGACCTGATTTACGACCTGGAACTTGGCTGCGGCGACGAGGCGTGGATCGTCGATCCGCACGACGACACGCGCCGCAAGCACGTGCCCGGCGAGGCGCGGCACGCGGATTTGCTGGTGCCGATCTTCCGGCAGGGCCGGTTGGTGTACCAGCAGCCCGACTTGCCGGCGGTGCGCGAGCGGACGCTCGCCGAGCTAGGTCGGTTCTCGCACAGCATCAAGCGGTTCGACAACCCGCATGAATACCCCGCCGGCCTGGAGCCGCGGCTGCACGAGCTGCGGAAGCAATTGATTCTGGAAGCGCGGGGGTTCAAGTAG
- a CDS encoding class I SAM-dependent methyltransferase: MSTLCRPLFDAYSETYDDVLNAAISASGETKDYFARGRMEWLATRLRGCAGPVRSVLDYGCGTGTSTPLFFDILGVQRVLGVDVSSASLEVAARRYGSPATEFRLVDEHATTSSVDLAFTNGVFHHIAPGDRPAAVDHMIHSLRPGGWLAFWENNAWNPGTRYCMWVNPFDRDAVSLSPVEAVRLLNQSGLQIVETTYTFVFPRALHWLRPLEPRLCRLPLGAQFLILARKPGPGPVA, encoded by the coding sequence ATGTCAACGCTTTGCCGGCCGCTCTTCGACGCCTATTCTGAAACCTACGACGACGTCCTGAACGCGGCGATTTCGGCCAGCGGCGAAACAAAGGACTACTTTGCCCGCGGACGTATGGAGTGGCTGGCCACGCGTCTTCGCGGCTGCGCTGGACCGGTCCGGTCGGTGCTCGACTACGGCTGCGGCACGGGCACGTCGACGCCCCTCTTCTTCGATATCCTCGGCGTTCAGCGCGTGCTCGGCGTCGACGTCTCGTCTGCCAGCCTCGAAGTCGCGGCCCGTCGCTACGGCTCGCCGGCGACGGAATTCAGGCTCGTCGACGAACATGCCACGACGAGCAGCGTCGATCTGGCTTTCACCAACGGCGTTTTTCACCACATTGCGCCCGGCGACCGCCCAGCGGCGGTCGACCACATGATCCACTCCTTGAGGCCGGGCGGATGGCTGGCCTTCTGGGAAAACAACGCCTGGAACCCGGGTACGCGTTATTGCATGTGGGTCAACCCATTCGACCGCGATGCCGTATCGCTCTCACCCGTCGAGGCCGTGCGGTTGTTGAACCAGTCTGGGTTGCAGATCGTTGAAACCACCTACACGTTCGTATTTCCGCGAGCGCTCCACTGGTTGCGACCGCTCGAACCCCGTTTGTGTCGGCTGCCGCTGGGCGCCCAATTCCTGATCCTTGCTCGAAAGCCTGGGCCGGGTCCCGTAGCATAA